The Mangifera indica cultivar Alphonso chromosome 8, CATAS_Mindica_2.1, whole genome shotgun sequence genome has a window encoding:
- the LOC123222756 gene encoding frataxin, mitochondrial-like isoform X1 produces the protein MATKFILLRRLSRFVKPYSTHRSSCVLLEHLGPIGFSDNKSSPTSLTTAPRNFCSTPRNPSDDSQVPAAIDYHGYSSLLQEDEFHRLANSTIHDLLEKFEEYGDVVQMDQIDGFDVDYGNEVLTLKLGALGTYVLNKQTPNRQIWLSSPVSGPSRFDWDRSAQAWVYRRTKANLLKTLESELEQLCGEPIDLSSNS, from the exons ATGGCTACCAAGTTTATTCTTTTACGAAGGCTCTCAAGATTTGTAAAACCTTATTCCACTCATAGGTCAAGTTGTGTTCTGCTGGAACATTTGGGACCTATTGGCTTCTCTGACAACAAGTCTTCTCCTACAAGCTTAACTACGGCTCCTAGAAACTTTTGCTCTACCCCACGTAATCCTAGTGACGACTCTCAAGTGCCTGCTGCCATTGACTATCA TGGATACAGCTCCCTTCTGCAGGAGGACGAGTTTCACCGCCTAGCCAACTCTACAATCCATGATTTGCTAGAGAAATTTGAG GAATATGGTGATGTTGTCCAGATGGACCAGATTGATGGATTTGATGTAGACTATGGG AATGAGGTTTTGACCCTGAAGCTCGGAGCATTGGGTACTTATGTGTTGAACAAGCAAACACCAAATAGACAAATTTGGTTGTCATCTCCAGTGAG TGGTCCTTCCAGATTTGACTGGGATCGAAGTGCTCAAGCTTGGGTTTATAGACGAACTAAAGCAAATTTGTTGAAAACTTTGGAAAGTGAGTTGGAGCAATTATGTGGTGAGCCTATTGATCTTTCTTCAAATAGTTGA
- the LOC123222756 gene encoding frataxin, mitochondrial-like isoform X2 translates to MATKFILLRRLSRFVKPYSTHRSSCVLLEHLGPIGFSDNKSSPTSLTTAPRNFCSTPRNPSDDSQVPAAIDYHSLLQEDEFHRLANSTIHDLLEKFEEYGDVVQMDQIDGFDVDYGNEVLTLKLGALGTYVLNKQTPNRQIWLSSPVSGPSRFDWDRSAQAWVYRRTKANLLKTLESELEQLCGEPIDLSSNS, encoded by the exons ATGGCTACCAAGTTTATTCTTTTACGAAGGCTCTCAAGATTTGTAAAACCTTATTCCACTCATAGGTCAAGTTGTGTTCTGCTGGAACATTTGGGACCTATTGGCTTCTCTGACAACAAGTCTTCTCCTACAAGCTTAACTACGGCTCCTAGAAACTTTTGCTCTACCCCACGTAATCCTAGTGACGACTCTCAAGTGCCTGCTGCCATTGACTATCA CTCCCTTCTGCAGGAGGACGAGTTTCACCGCCTAGCCAACTCTACAATCCATGATTTGCTAGAGAAATTTGAG GAATATGGTGATGTTGTCCAGATGGACCAGATTGATGGATTTGATGTAGACTATGGG AATGAGGTTTTGACCCTGAAGCTCGGAGCATTGGGTACTTATGTGTTGAACAAGCAAACACCAAATAGACAAATTTGGTTGTCATCTCCAGTGAG TGGTCCTTCCAGATTTGACTGGGATCGAAGTGCTCAAGCTTGGGTTTATAGACGAACTAAAGCAAATTTGTTGAAAACTTTGGAAAGTGAGTTGGAGCAATTATGTGGTGAGCCTATTGATCTTTCTTCAAATAGTTGA